Within Ralstonia pickettii DTP0602, the genomic segment GACCTGCAGGGCGGGCATATCGCCATGCTGGTCAGCACGTTGCAGGCTGCGCTGCCACTGTTGCGACAGGGCAGGGTGCGGGCGCTGGCGGTGACCGGCGAACGGCGCAGCCCGCTGGCACCGTCCACCCCTACGTTTGCCGAGGCCGGCATCGGCGGCATGGTCCAGTCGGCGTGGTACGGCCTGCTGGCAGCGCCGGGCATGCCGCGCTCGCACTATGCAGACCTGGCCGAACGCCTGCAACGGCTGCTGCAAGGCCAGCCTGCGTTGCGCCAGCGCCTGAGGCAGGACGGTGCGGAGCCGCTGGCGCTGAGCGGCGCCGCGGCGGCGGCCTACCTCGCGGCGCAACGGGAGATGTGGCGGGAGGTGATCGGGCAGGTGCGGTCACGGCTGGGATAGCTACGGGTTCCCGCTGGACTTTTCAGCCTGAAGAAAAAAACCCGCGAGCTTCGCGGGTTCAAGTCCCTGCCCGCAGGATCGGGCTCGGAGGAGACAACCACAGGAAAAAGGGTCGCGCGGCGGTCTATCCCAGGTTGTATTTGACGACCTGTTCCTCGACACCGACAAAACGCACCAGCTGGCGCAGGCCGCTGGCGAATTCCTTGATATGGTGGCCGTCCGGCGTATCGGGCAGCCGGTAATAGATGGGCGCCTTGTCGCGCATGGGCGGCAGGAAGCCGAGCGGACGCTGGGCGTCGGCTTCCCAGGCGACGTCGCGGTCTTCAGCAAGCATGGGTCTTCCGGTCATGGTCATAGTCCACGGTTGGCGCATGGTGCGGCCGGGAGGCTGTTTTTTTAGCTCGCACTGGATTCAATGTATCGAATGTATGGCAGCTGGCAGAAAAATGCTATTCAGTGTTTTTTAATTCTGTCTGCCAGGAAACTTCGAAACTGACAAATTCAACTTCACCGCCGAAATCGGGCGAGCCAGCCGGCAACCTGCCGGGGGCGCCTGCCAGTGCGATAACATTACGCCTGTCTTGCGGAGTGCGGACCGCCGGCGCGTGTGTCTGGCGGCCGCATCCACATCCAAAAATCATTAACCGTCCCCGACGGGCCACTGCCAAGCTGCATGTCGACCCAGCACGCCTTGTTGATTTCCCTGATCGAGAAGCCGTCGTCCGGCTATGACCTGGCGCGGCGCTTTGACCGTTCCATCGGCTATTTCTGGCATGCCACCCACCAGCAGATCTATCGCGAGCTGGGACGGATGGCGGACAGCGGCTGGATCGTTGCCGACGAGAGCGACGCGGCGGATGGCGACGGGCCCGCGGCCGATCGCAAGAACCGCAAGAAGGTCTACCGGGTATTGCCCGCCGGACGCGACGAGCTGGCGCGCTGGGTGCTGGCCCCCGGCGCAGGGCTGGACCAGCGCGAGGAAATCCTGGTCAAGCTGCGCGCCGATGCCGTGATCGGGCCGCTTGGCCTGGGCGACGAGATGCGCCGGCTGCTCGCGCTGCACCAGGCGCGGCTGGAGACCTACCTTGCGATCGAGCGGCGCGATTTCTCGGCGCCGGACATGGATCGCGCGCAGCAGTTGCGCTATGCGTTGCTGCGGCGGGGGATCCGCTTCGAGCAGGACTGGGTGGCCTGGGGCGAGGAACTGCTGCCCTTGCTGGAGAAGTCCCTGGGGCAATCTGCCGCCGCAAAGTAAAACGCCGGCTCGCGAGCCGGCGCTTGCTGCAAATGTCGCGACGCCTCAGGCGACGTCCACCGCGCGCGCACCCGCCGCGCTGGCCTCGCCCAGGCCCAGCCGGCGCCGCGCCAGCGCATACTCCTCGGCAAAGCGGCGCACCAGTTCGGCCGCCGGCACCACGCGCTTGATCGCGCCCACGCCCTGGCCGGCGCCCCAGATATCCTTCCACGCCTTCGCGCTGGCCGAGCCGAAATTCATCTTCGACGGATCGGATTGCGGCAGCGCGGCCGGATCCAGTCCCGCGCGCTCGATGCTGCCGCGCAGGTAGTTGCCGTGCACGCCGGTGAACAGGTTCGAATAGACGATGTCGTTGGCGCTGCTGTCGACGATCATCTGCTTGTAGCCGTCGTGCGCATTGGCTTCCTGCGTGGCAATGAAGGCCGAGCCGATATAGGCCAGGTCGGCGCCCGCGGCCTGCGCGGCTAGGATGGCGTCGCCGCTGGAAATCGCGCCCGACAGCAGCAGCGGGCCGTCGAACCATTCGCGGATCTCGTGCAGCAGCGCAAACGGCGACAGCGTGCCGGCATGGCCGCCCGCGCCGGCAGCCACCGCCACCAGCCCGTCGGCGCCCTTCTCGATGGCCTTGCGCGCGAACGTGTTGTTGATCACGTCGTGCAGCACGATGCCGCCGTACGAATGCACCGCTTCATTGACTTCGGTGCGCGCGCCCAGCGAGGTGATCACAATCGGCACCTTGTAGCGCACGCACAGCTCCAGGTCATGCTCGAGCCGGTCGTTGGACTTGTGCACGATCTGGTTGACCGCGAACGGTGCCGACGGGCGATCGGGATGCCTGGCGTCATGCTCGGCCAGCTCGGTGGTGATGCGGTCCAGCCATTCCTCCAGCTTGGGCGCCGGACGCGCGTTCAGCGCCGGGAACGAACCCACCACGCCGGCCTTGCACTGGGCGATCACCAGGTCGGGGTTGGAAATGATGAACAGCGGCGAGCAGACCACCGGCAGCGACAGCCGGTTCTGCAGCAGGGCGGGAAGGGCCATTTGAGATGTCTCCTGGGTGGTACGGTGATACGGAAATCTGTGCGGGTTTGGGCCGATGTGGCGACGGCTCAGGCCGCGCCGGTCAGCACGTCCTTCTGGCTGCCAAGCCGCGCGCCCATGGCGGCGGCAAGCGCGTCCAGGCCCGACCGCGGCCGGACCATGACTTCGAATTCGACGATGCGCCCGGCGTCGTCGAAGCGGATCATGTCGATGCCCTTGAGCGCCTTGCCCTCCACCGCGGCGCTGAACTCGAGCACCACGCTGTGGCCATCCTCGCTGACAAAGCCGCGGTGGTAGCGGAAGTCCTGGAACACCTGGTTCACCGTGGTCAGCACCAGCGCGATCGCGGCGCGGCCGGGATACGGCGTGTGCGCGACCGGCGAGCGGAACACGACCTCGTCGGCGACGATGGCGTCCAGCCCGGCCATCGAGTTGGTGGCGATCATCTGGTGCCAGGCGTCGAGCGAAGCCTGCGCGGCGGGAATCAGGTTGGCGGTGGTCACGGAGGTCTCCTTGGCTGGCGTCGGTGCGCGGCGTCTCTTCGGATCTGCGGGTCTGGGTTATATGCAACCAGTTGCATAGTGAGTCGAAAGGTAGCACGGTCTGTGGCACCGTGCAAGCGACGGACGGCAGGCGCCGCCGCCCACCTCCAGCGCAGTGACGGGTTGTCTACAATAGGCGCATCGCAACCCGCCGCCGGCCGGCCCCAGCAGGAGAGTCAGTGACCACTAAGCCCAGCGCCGCCCACCCTGAACAGGCGGCCTTGTTCGATGCCGACCTGGCCGCCTGGCGCGAGCATCCGGAGCGTGCCTTCGACGGGTGGCTGGCGCGGCACGGCTTTCGGCACGGCACCAGCGTGGTGTACCGCGCCATGTGGGGCAAGCTGCTGCGCTGGTCGGCCGAGCGCGGCCTGCCACCGCTGAGCTGGTCGGCGGAGCAGATCGGCGAATTCCTGGACGCGCAGCAGCTGCACAAGTCGCACCGCTACCGATACACGCGACTGATCGAGCGGGTCTTCCACCACCTGGCGCGGCTGCGCGAAGGCATGCACAACCCCGGCAGCCAGGCGGTACGCGCGCACCTGGCCGATGGTGAGAACGACCCCACCGCCTTCCTGCTGCCCGGCGAGCGCGACCTGCTGGTCGCGCGCATCCTCGGCCCGGCCAGCCTGCCTCCGCCCGGTGACGAGCGCGGGGCGGCCTCGCCTACCCAATGGAAGCGCGCCCGCGACACGGCGCTGCTGGCTGTGCTGCTCGGTGGCGGGCTGAAGGTGGCAGAAGCCCGGGCGCTGCGGGTGGATGCGGTGGACGATGGCGCGCCGGGCAGGATGGCGCTGCGCATGGTCCGCGCGGACAACGGCCGGGCCTATACGGTGCCGCTGTTTCCCCTGGCCCATGCGCCGCTGCGGGCATGGCTGGCGCTGCGCGAGGTCTCTGGCACGCTGGGCGGCCTGGTGTTTCCGGCGCTGCCAGCCGGGCGGCCGATGCATGCCGCTTCGGTCTATCGGCGCGTGGAGATCCTGCTGGACGAGGCCGGCGTGCTGGCGGGCCGCAGCGAACGAGCCTCGCCGCAGACGCTGCGCAATACTTGCGCCGCGATGCATTTCGAGGCGGGCACGGCGCCGGCCGAGGTGGCGCAATGCCTCGGCATGCGCGACCTGGAATCGGGCTGGCGCCTGCGCGCCGCCTATGAAGCCTGGCAGGCGCGTGCCGGGCTGGTGTCCGCGACGGCCGAAGCGCAACCCTAGCGCGCCTGCTGCCGCCGGCATGTATGGGTCAGCCGCCCGGGCCGCCGCGGCGCATCGTGGATAATATGTGACTTCGTCCGGCCCCGCCGTGGCGGCAAGCGGCGCCTGCGCCATTTCCTGAATCGGCCGGCCTGCGACTTCCGGCCCTGAAATCGACACCCACGCCAATTTCCATGTCCGAAACATTGCTCCTTACCGGCGCCACCGGCTATATCGCCTCACATACCTGGGTCTCGCTGCTCAATGCCGGCTACAACGTGATCGGCCTGGATAATCTGTGCAACAGCAGTCCGGTGGTGGTCGAGCGGCTGGCCACCATTACCGGCCAGGTCCCGCATTTTGTGCAGGGTGACGTGCGCGACCGCGCGCTGCTGGACCGGCTGTTTGCCGAACACCGCATCAGCGCGGTGATTCATTTTGCCGCGCTCAAGGCAGTGGGCGAATCCGTAAGCCAGCCGCTGGAGTATTACAGCAACAACCTGGACGGACTGCTGACGGTATGCGCGGCGATGCGCACTGCCGGCGTGAAAGAGCTGGTGTTCAGTTCCTCGGCCACGGTTTATGGCAATCCGCATGCGGTGCCGATCCTGGAGGATTTCCCGCTGTCGGCAACCAATCCGTACGGCCAGACCAAGCTGATGGGCGAGCAAATCCTGCGCGACCTGGAAAAATCCGATCCGTCATGGCGCATTGCCTACCTGCGCTATTTCAATCCGGTCGGCGCACATGAAAGCGGCCTGATCGGCGAGGATCCGCGCGGTATTCCGAATAACCTGATGCCTTATGTGGCGCAGGTCGCCGGCGGGCGCCGCGAGAAACTGATGGTATTCGGCGGCGACTATCCAACGCCGGACGGTACCGGCGTGCGCGACTATATCCACGTGTGCGACCTGGCTGACGGCCACCTGGCGGCGCTGGGCTACCTGCGCGGCCAGGGCAAGGGCATGACCGTGAACCTGGGCACGGGCCGCGGCTACAGCGTGCTGGAGGTGGTCAATGCCTACCAGCGCGCCAGCGGCAAGCCGGTGCCGTATGAGATCGTGGCCCGGCGCCCAGGCGATATCGCCTCGTGCTATGCCGATCCGGCGCTGGCCAACCAGCTGCTGGGCTGGCGCGCGCAGCACGACATCGACCGGATGTGCCAGGACTCGTGGCGCTGGCAGTCGATGAACCCGCAGGGGTTCGATGCCTGATGGTCGGCGCCCGCCAACAGGCGGGCGTACCCGTTTCTGCGGCGCCCCCGGAGGGGCCTGGCACCCTGCAAAACCTGCCTTGCGGCCGCCCAAGCAAAAACGCCACGGATTAATTCCGTGGCGTTTTGCCATCTGCCGGAGCGTGCGCTCAGCGGATCAGGAAGTCTTCGACCGATTTGCCCTGGGCCAGGGCCTGGGTCAGCCAGCCCGGGCGCTTGCCACGGCCGGTCCAGGTATTGCCGGCGCTGTCGCGGTAGCGCACCGGCACCTTGCGGTTGACGGCCTTCTTGCCGGCCGGTGCCTTGGTGCCAAAACCGAGGTCTTCCGCGGTCAGGCCATATTGCTCGATTTTCTCGCGAATATCGGCGATCACCGCGGATTGTTCGCGTGCCTTGATTTCCTCGGCTTGCTTCTGCAGTTCACTGATTTTCTGAACGATTTCCTGATAAGTCGCCATTGCGTCCTCGGTTTCCGGTAGGGTGGAATGCGGTGATGATGCTGCTATGGTGCAGCGGTACTGCGAAGGGTATGCGGTCGGTGAAATGCCGAAAACAATTATAACGGGGTAGGGACGCCCTGCAAATCCCGCTCCGCTTATCCGGCGCCGTTTTTGCGAAAAATCTTGATGCCGATATTGGTGTGAACTTTCGGTGTCAATGTGGGTCGCCGTTTTTCCGTCGCGCTGCCATGCCTTCGGTGCGGCAGCGAAACCTCTGCACATAAAGAGTGCTTTGTGTCTGAGCCAAGTGCGAGCCATGCCGGAGAC encodes:
- a CDS encoding PadR family transcriptional regulator, whose protein sequence is MSTQHALLISLIEKPSSGYDLARRFDRSIGYFWHATHQQIYRELGRMADSGWIVADESDAADGDGPAADRKNRKKVYRVLPAGRDELARWVLAPGAGLDQREEILVKLRADAVIGPLGLGDEMRRLLALHQARLETYLAIERRDFSAPDMDRAQQLRYALLRRGIRFEQDWVAWGEELLPLLEKSLGQSAAAK
- a CDS encoding 2-nitropropane dioxygenase encodes the protein MALPALLQNRLSLPVVCSPLFIISNPDLVIAQCKAGVVGSFPALNARPAPKLEEWLDRITTELAEHDARHPDRPSAPFAVNQIVHKSNDRLEHDLELCVRYKVPIVITSLGARTEVNEAVHSYGGIVLHDVINNTFARKAIEKGADGLVAVAAGAGGHAGTLSPFALLHEIREWFDGPLLLSGAISSGDAILAAQAAGADLAYIGSAFIATQEANAHDGYKQMIVDSSANDIVYSNLFTGVHGNYLRGSIERAGLDPAALPQSDPSKMNFGSASAKAWKDIWGAGQGVGAIKRVVPAAELVRRFAEEYALARRRLGLGEASAAGARAVDVA
- a CDS encoding membrane protein, producing the protein MTTANLIPAAQASLDAWHQMIATNSMAGLDAIVADEVVFRSPVAHTPYPGRAAIALVLTTVNQVFQDFRYHRGFVSEDGHSVVLEFSAAVEGKALKGIDMIRFDDAGRIVEFEVMVRPRSGLDALAAAMGARLGSQKDVLTGAA
- a CDS encoding integrase; translated protein: MTTKPSAAHPEQAALFDADLAAWREHPERAFDGWLARHGFRHGTSVVYRAMWGKLLRWSAERGLPPLSWSAEQIGEFLDAQQLHKSHRYRYTRLIERVFHHLARLREGMHNPGSQAVRAHLADGENDPTAFLLPGERDLLVARILGPASLPPPGDERGAASPTQWKRARDTALLAVLLGGGLKVAEARALRVDAVDDGAPGRMALRMVRADNGRAYTVPLFPLAHAPLRAWLALREVSGTLGGLVFPALPAGRPMHAASVYRRVEILLDEAGVLAGRSERASPQTLRNTCAAMHFEAGTAPAEVAQCLGMRDLESGWRLRAAYEAWQARAGLVSATAEAQP
- a CDS encoding UDP-glucose 4-epimerase (K01784: galE, GALE; UDP-glucose 4-epimerase [EC:5.1.3.2]), producing the protein MSETLLLTGATGYIASHTWVSLLNAGYNVIGLDNLCNSSPVVVERLATITGQVPHFVQGDVRDRALLDRLFAEHRISAVIHFAALKAVGESVSQPLEYYSNNLDGLLTVCAAMRTAGVKELVFSSSATVYGNPHAVPILEDFPLSATNPYGQTKLMGEQILRDLEKSDPSWRIAYLRYFNPVGAHESGLIGEDPRGIPNNLMPYVAQVAGGRREKLMVFGGDYPTPDGTGVRDYIHVCDLADGHLAALGYLRGQGKGMTVNLGTGRGYSVLEVVNAYQRASGKPVPYEIVARRPGDIASCYADPALANQLLGWRAQHDIDRMCQDSWRWQSMNPQGFDA
- a CDS encoding endonuclease (K03746: hns; DNA-binding protein H-NS); amino-acid sequence: MATYQEIVQKISELQKQAEEIKAREQSAVIADIREKIEQYGLTAEDLGFGTKAPAGKKAVNRKVPVRYRDSAGNTWTGRGKRPGWLTQALAQGKSVEDFLIR